From the Lolium rigidum isolate FL_2022 chromosome 2, APGP_CSIRO_Lrig_0.1, whole genome shotgun sequence genome, one window contains:
- the LOC124687814 gene encoding BAG family molecular chaperone regulator 2-like, producing MIKLRYSKKLFKRSSWSRGSACGIRHGDVAGGVAGGGEIEWEVRPGGMLVQKRDGGRGEEVIVVRVSTGFSCHDVSIGATRTFGELKVILAMATGLQPREQRLLFRGKEREDSDHLHMVGVGDKDKVLLLEDPALKEMKLRAARGVAPRPVQSPRQPFIQV from the exons ATGATCAAGCTGAGGTACTCGAAGAAGCTGTTCAAGAGGAGCTCCTGGTCCAGGGGGAGTGCTTGCGGCATCCGCCATGGCGATGTGGCAGgtggcgtcgccggcggcggggagATAGAGTGGGAAGTGAGGCCGGGAGGGATGCTGGTGCAGAAGAGAGACGGGGGACGGGGGGAGGAGGTGATCGTGGTGAGGGTCTCCACTGGATTCTCTTGCCATGATGTGTCCATTGGGGCTACCCGCACGTTTG GGGAACTGAAGGTGATTCTGGCCATGGCGACGGGGCTGCAGCCCAGGGAGCAGAGGCTGCTGTTCAGGGGCAAGGAGAGGGAGGACAGTGACCACCTCCACATGGTTGGGGTGGGGGACAAGGACAAGGTCCTCTTGCTTGAGGACCCGGCCCTCAAGGAAATGAAGCTCCGGGCCGCGAGAGGTGTCGCGCCCCGGCCCGTGCAAAGCCCGCGCCAGCCTTTTATTCAGGTGTAG